CTCCACTTAGAAGCAGCGTACTGCCTGTGGTAATAATCAATCCCTGTTTCTGCATGGTATTGGCAATTAAGCCGGGAACAATCACACCGATCCCCCGGAATTCTAATATTTCAAATGGAGCCATGGGGTAAAAATAGTCGAACAGTAATTTGAGCACTATTCCTGTACTCAGCATGGCCGCGAATTTTCTCCGCCCATAAAGAATCATAAATTTAGAAACGCCATACGTGACAATTAAATACGTCAAAAAACTAATAAATAATACAACGGCTATAAA
The Halobacillus halophilus DSM 2266 DNA segment above includes these coding regions:
- the pgsC gene encoding poly-gamma-glutamate biosynthesis protein PgsC, with product MFGSDLYISLVLGVILSLIFAEKTGVMPAGLVVPGYLALVFDQPIFIAVVLFISFLTYLIVTYGVSKFMILYGRRKFAAMLSTGIVLKLLFDYFYPMAPFEILEFRGIGVIVPGLIANTMQKQGLIITTGSTLLLSGVTFLIMTVYYLI